Proteins encoded in a region of the Tripterygium wilfordii isolate XIE 37 chromosome 21, ASM1340144v1, whole genome shotgun sequence genome:
- the LOC119987993 gene encoding receptor kinase-like protein Xa21 — translation MRPIPLVITNLTLLKTIIFSSNNLSGTIPEIGNLKRLQVLLLDSNRITGFIPSSIFNISTLQAIHLAFNDLSGRLPASTGLWLPSLEYLALARNKLTGPIPTSISNASQLTVLTLAANAFSGFIPDSLGNLGNLKWLNLANNLLTTESSSTEMSFLSSLTNCKHLFRLIVCPNSLSGTLPISIGNLSASMRYFYAHGCNIKGSIPSEIGKLTNLAWLDLAENELTGTIPTSIRTLPEIQLLNLSNNKLQGAIPIELCGLEKVFELSLGFNQLSGPIPQCLGNLKSLRKLSLSFNSLTGTIPSTLWRLRDILFLNLSGNSLNGTLSPDIQNLKVVVQVDLSNNYLSGDMPNSFAPLTALEHLSLSNNRLQGHIPQSFGNLISLEFLDLSNNSLSGEIPKSLEKLLYLKYLNMSFNRLEGVIPNGGPFPNSSIQSFIGNKAICGAPRLQLPPCKPSSTKRSRKVVLVYILTITASTLLVLVILLLFSRYRKNKRKPPVADEGVLALTTWRRTFYHELVLATDGFGESNLIGRGSYGSVYKGILANGINVAVKVFNSELEGAYPSFESECEVISNIRHRNLVKVISCCSNPLHDFKAILLDYMPNGSLEKWLHSDTHHLDILKRLEIVIDVASALEYLHYGYSTTIVHCDIKPSNVLLDENMVGHLSDFGIAKLLGEGQSMTLTQTLATIGYMAPEYGSGGHISGKGDVYSYGILLMETITSKKPTDEMFSGDMSLKQLVGDSLLNGSVTEIVDSDLLHQNDLHFAAKKQCAASILSLAINCTTNLPVERINMEEVGSRLEKIKSALLASIERRSRYLPRVGVNQVHALKVLVE, via the exons ATGA GGCCAATTCCTCTGGTTATCACGAATTTGACCCTACTGAAgacaattatattttcttccaACAATTTGTCAG GCACCATACCTGAGATTGGTAACCTAAAGAGGTTACAAGTTTTATTATTGGATAGTAACAGAATCACTGGCTTCATTCCATCATCAATTTTTAATatctcaaccttgcaagccATTCATCTAGCTTTTAATGACCTCTCTGGGAGGCTTCCAGCGAGCACAGGCCTCTGGCTTCCAAGTCTTGAATACCTTGCCCTCGCAAGAAACAAACTCACTGGACCAATCCCCACATCTATCTCCAACGCTTCTCAGCTAACTGTGTTGACTTTGGCCGCCAATGCATTCTCTGGTTTTATTCCCGATTCACTTGGTAATTTAGGAAATTTGAAATGGCTCAATTTGGCAAACAATCTTTTAACAACTGAATCTTCATCTACCGAAATGAGCTTCCTATCATCTTTGACAAACTGCAAACATCTGTTCCGCTTGATAGTCTGTCCTAATTCACTAAGTGGAACTCTTCCAATTTCTATAGGAAATCTATCTGCTTCTATGCGATATTTCTATGCACATGGATGCAACATTAAGGGTAGCATTCCTAGTGAAATCGGCAAATTAACCAACTTGGCATGGTTGGATCTTGCAGAAAATGAATTGACAGGAACTATTCCTACCTCTATTAGAACGTTACCGGAGATCCAGCTTTTGAATTTGTCCAATAATAAACTACAAGGAGCCATCCCTATAGAGTTGTGTGGTTTGGAGAAAGTCTTTGAATTATCTTTGGGGTTTAATCAGCTCTCTGGACCAATCCCCCAATGCTTAGGTAATCTTAAATCTCTAAGGAAACTTAGCCTAAGTTTCAATAGCCTAACAGGGACGATACCCTCAACCCTTTGGAGGTTACGAGATATCTTGTTCCTAAACTTGTCTGGGAATTCTCTCAATGGGACCCTATCACCAGATATTCAAAACTTGAAGGTTGTGGTACAAGTAGATTTATCCAACAACTACTTGTCAGGAGATATGCCAAACAGTTTTGCTCCTCTCACTGCTTTAGAACATCTTTCTTTATCAAATAATAGATTGCAGGGTCATATTCCCCAATCATTTGGTAACTTGATTAGCTTAGAATTCTTGGATCTGTCCAATAACAGTCTCTCTGGAGAAATTCCCAAGTCCTTGGAGAAACTCTTGTATCTCAAGTATTTGAACATGTCTTTCAATAGACTCGAGGGAGTAATTCCTAATGGAGGGCCATTTCCCAACTCTTCGATTCAATCATTTATTGGGAACAAAGCAATATGTGGTGCGCCCCGGCTGCAACTCCCACCATGCAAACCTAGTTCCACTAAGAGATCAAGGAAAGTTGTTCTAGTATATATCCTAACAATTACCGCTTCGACACTCCTTGTTCTAGTCATCCTACTTTTGTTCTCCAGATACCGAAAGAACAAAAGGAAACCGCCAGTAGCTGATGAAGGTGTATTGGCTCTAACAACATGGAGAAGAACTTTCTATCATGAACTTGTGCTGGCAACAGATGGTTTTGGTGAAAGCAACCTAATAGGCAGAGGAAGTTATGGTTCAGTTTACAAGGGAATACTAGCAAATGGGATCAATGTAGCAGTAAAGGTCTTCAACTCGGAACTTGAAGGAGCATATCCAAGTTTTGAATCTGAATGTGAGGTAATCAGCAATATACGCCATCGAAACTTGGTGAAAGTCATCAGTTGCTGTTCAAATCCTCTTCATGATTTCAAGGCCATCTTACTAGACTACATGCCCAACGGAAGCTTGGAGAAATGGCTGCATTCTGACACTCATCATTTGGACATTTTGAAGAGATTGGAGATTGTGATAGATGTTGCTTCAGCACTAGAGTATCTTCACTATGGATATTCAACCACAATTGTGCACTGTGATATAAAACCAAGCAATGTGCTGCTGGATGAAAATATGGTTGGGCATTTGAGTGATTTTGGCATTGCCAAGCTCTTAGGGGAAGGACAATCTATGACACTGACCCAAACCCTCGCGACAATTGGGTATATGGCACCAG AGTATGGGAGTGGAGGACATATATCCGGAAAAGGTGATGTTTACAGCTACGGAATCCTGCTGATGGAAACAATTACAAGCAAGAAGCCAACAGATGAAATGTTTTCAGGGGACATGAGCTTGAAGCAATTAGTTGGTGATTCACTATTAAATGGCTCAGTCACTGAAATTGTGGACTCCGATTTACTACATCAAAACGATCTGCATTTTGCTGCGAAGAAGCAATGTGCGGCATCAATCCTGAGTTTGGCTATTAATTGCACTACTAATTTACCTGTTGAGAGGATCAATATGGAAGAGGTAGGAAGCAGACTTGAGAAAATAAAATCTGCGCTTCTTGCTAGTATTGAAAGACGATCAAGGTATCTACCAAGGGTAGGAGTCAATCAAGTTCATGCTTTGAAAGTATTAGTAGAATAA